Proteins co-encoded in one Euleptes europaea isolate rEulEur1 chromosome 1, rEulEur1.hap1, whole genome shotgun sequence genomic window:
- the CBY3 gene encoding protein chibby homolog 3, which yields METIAHILQEMRDYWADHFSRRFYPRRPPLRQATSLSTFYLLDYKTRRTELGMDYGLPCAQLSKAKFVFQDGDWQGNSIPQQMPLLQLLSSPNKESPYKGLKKENKALLEENNYLKLQLELLMDMLTETTARLHTVEKKLDTTPWRPKIKKTNKVLMLRS from the coding sequence ATGGAAACCATTGCTCACATTCTGCAAGAAATGCGTGATTACTGGGCTGATCATTTCTCTCGCAGATTTTACCCCAGAAGGCCTCCACTTCGACAAGCCACCTCTTTATCTACTTTCTACCTCTTGGACTACAAAACCAGGCGAACTGAACTGGGAATGGATTATGGCCTTCCATGTGCTCAGCTGAGCAAAGCAAAGTTTGTCTTTCAGGACGGTGATTGGCAGGGCAACAGTATTCCCCAGCAAATGCCTTTACTGCAATTACTTTCTTCTCCTAACAAGGAATCACCTTATAAGGGACTGAAGAAAGAGAACAAAGCCCTATTGGAGGAGAATAATTATTTGAAGCTACAACTTGAGCTGCTGATGGACATGCTTACAGAGACCACAGCTCGACTGCatacagtagagaaaaagctgGACACAACTCCATGGCGTCCTAAGATAAAAAAGACAAACAAGGTGCTGATGCTTCGGTCTTAA